One window of Dermacentor albipictus isolate Rhodes 1998 colony unplaced genomic scaffold, USDA_Dalb.pri_finalv2 scaffold_14, whole genome shotgun sequence genomic DNA carries:
- the LOC135914729 gene encoding chitinase-3-like protein 1, with translation MGGGNMAHANTMLYVTRVSFCIFVLFAMYLLGMLFYARTTASPPAPVIVYQKAAPCPSAAPIKTLADVPSSTPPAPSTRSTAKRPRASFAAPEAAETEEKQQQYYHLFCFFNQSMQEGPSTTSLDVSQIPVGLCTHLVYSSVGINSRGFTLSLEGHDSGQGAIERFAAFGQPSKLLVAVGGSRHDWRAYQDIASDRYIARDFGHKLRRWIHDRSLHGAVVNWPVPAEQRDVTELVQEVKRALTGEQLLAVLLPHDKRRRRRMFDVRRLATIADFLLFRMYGSHGPHRTEYPITEQDISLFPKAARSETGRDVFNKACMVLPLSGLSFVRAASSTSLTPGAPAKGLGPAGRHSRQAGSLAYNELCAANWTQVHAGHYGTAATRGSVWVGYHDATQLARIVHVARRRHGASCFGLWALGDDDFRGSCGATKFPLVRAVAAECKAPIAT, from the coding sequence ATGGGAGGCGGCAACATGGCCCACGCCAACACCATGCTCTATGTAACGCGTGTCAGCTTTTGTATCTTTGTCTTGTTCGCCATGTACCTGCTTGGAATGCTGTTCTACGCGAGGACCACCGCAAGTCCCCCGGCACCCGTTATTGTTTACCAGAAGGCCGCACCATGCCCATCCGCTGCTCCGATAAAGACACTCGCAGACGTGCCTTCTTCGACGCCACCAGCTCCATCCACGAGAAGCACCGCTAAGAGGCCCCGCGCGTCGTTCGCTGCACCCGAGGCAGCCGAAACCGAGGAGAAGCAGCAGCAATATTATCACCTGTTCTGCTTCTTCAACCAGTCGATGCAAGAAGGTCCGTCCACCACGAGCCTCGACGTGTCCCAGATTCCGGTGGGTCTCTGCACTCACCTAGTCTATAGCTCTGTCGGCATAAACTCGAGGGGCTTCACACTTAGCCTGGAGGGCCACGACTCGGGACAGGGTGCAATTGAACGGTTCGCCGCATTTGGGCAACCCAGCAAGTTGCTCGTTGCAGTGGGAGGGTCACGCCATGACTGGCGCGCCTACCAGGACATAGCTTCAGACCGCTACATTGCCAGGGATTTCGGGCACAAATTGCGGCGCTGGATTCACGACCGAAGCCTTCACGGCGCCGTCGTCAACTGGCCGGTGCCCGCTGAGCAACGAGACGTGACCGAACTTGTGCAGGAGGTGAAGCGAGCACTGACTGGCGAGCAGCTGCTTGCGGTGCTCCTGCCACATGACAAGAGGAGGCGCCGCAGGATGTTCGACGTGCGACGTCTGGCCACGATCGCAGACTTTCTCCTTTTCCGCATGTACGGGTCTCACGGGCCCCACCGCACTGAGTATCCGATTACGGAGCAGGACATCTCGCTCTTCCCCAAAGCCGCGCGCTCGGAGACCGGCCGCGACGTGTTCAACAAGGCTTGCATGGTTCTGCCATTGTCGGGTTTGAGCTTCGTGCGCGCCGCCTCCTCAACGTCGCTGACCCCTGGAGCTCCGGCAAAAGGACTGGGCCCCGCGGGCCGCCACTCCCGGCAAGCTGGCAGCCTCGCCTACAACGAGCTGTGCGCCGCCAACTGGACGCAGGTTCATGCGGGCCACTACGGCACGGCCGCCACCCGTGGGTCCGTTTGGGTCGGCTACCACGACGCCACCCAGCTCGCCCGGATCGTGCACGTCGCGCGGCGACGCCACGGCGCCAGCTGCTTTGGCTTGTGGGCGCTCGGGGACGACGACTTCCGCGGCTCGTGCGGCGCCACGAAGTTCCCGCTCGTGCGGGCCGTCGCGGCCGAGTGCAAGGCCCCCATTGCCACCTAG